A genomic window from Desulfofalx alkaliphila DSM 12257 includes:
- a CDS encoding DedA family protein has protein sequence MVDAFFSLVEKCFSWVTDFIIALGYWGIAIGMAIESANIPLPSELILPFGGYLVSTGQLSFWGAVMAGTVGGTVGSVVSYYIGLRGGRPLLLHYGGYVGISRDKIFLADRWFERYGEATVFFTRLMPVIRTFISLPAGVAKMNFKRFVLYTFLGSLPWSILLTYVGLKMGENWQQIKPWFHRLDVVVLVAILLAVAYLVMRRRKP, from the coding sequence TTTTTTTCCTTGGTAGAAAAGTGTTTTTCATGGGTGACAGACTTTATCATTGCCCTTGGCTACTGGGGAATTGCCATCGGAATGGCCATTGAAAGTGCCAACATACCGCTGCCCAGTGAACTAATACTGCCCTTTGGGGGCTACTTAGTGTCCACTGGGCAGTTGAGTTTTTGGGGAGCGGTGATGGCGGGTACGGTGGGGGGTACGGTGGGCTCGGTGGTTTCTTACTATATTGGCCTGCGGGGTGGCCGCCCACTGCTACTGCATTACGGCGGCTATGTGGGAATATCCAGGGATAAAATATTTTTAGCAGATCGCTGGTTTGAGCGCTACGGTGAAGCCACTGTGTTTTTTACCCGGCTAATGCCGGTTATCCGCACCTTCATATCCCTGCCGGCAGGGGTAGCTAAAATGAACTTTAAAAGGTTTGTCTTGTATACCTTTTTAGGTTCGCTGCCCTGGAGTATACTGCTGACATATGTGGGTTTAAAAATGGGAGAAAATTGGCAGCAAATTAAACCCTGGTTTCACCGTCTGGATGTGGTGGTGCTGGTGGCCATATTGCTGGCTGTGGCATATCTGGTAATGCGCCGTAGAAAACCATAG